From a single Miscanthus floridulus cultivar M001 chromosome 8, ASM1932011v1, whole genome shotgun sequence genomic region:
- the LOC136470799 gene encoding RING-H2 finger protein ATL79-like, translated as MAMAPQGQAEHEHDHRSEPNSCHPDPGAAATSSIATNRWGPYSGAGDFASNMAVILAALLTALALALALNAAVRYLLGRSRRARRGRAGSSSGQRDSGASISDPEKPAAEAPPPPALVYSAAGTKLAGAAAECAICLAEFADGDAVRVMPACRHGFHARCIECWLAGGRRSSCPTCRAPAAVAAGSPAAVAQPEAAGPSSS; from the coding sequence ATGGCGATGGCGCCTCAGGGGCAGGCCGAGCACGAGCACGACCACCGGTCGGAGCCCAACAGCTGCCACCCTGACCCCGGCGCGGCTGCCACGAGCAGCATCGCCACCAACCGGTGGGGGCCCTACTCCGGCGCCGGCGACTTCGCCAGCAACATGGCCGTCATCCTGGCCGCCCTGCTGACCGCGCTGGCGCTCGCCCTGGCGCTCAACGCCGCCGTGCGCTACCTCCTCGGTCGCAGCCGCCGAGCTCGCCGCGGTCGCGCCGGCTCCAGCTCCGGGCAGAGGGACAGCGGTGCCAGCATCTCCGACCCGGAGAAGCCGGCCGCGGAGGCGCCACCGCCGCCTGCCCTGGTGTACTCCGCGGCGGGCACCAAGCTGGCGGGCGCCGCGGCGGAGTGCGCCATCTGCCTCGCCGAGTTCGCGGACGGGGACGCCGTGCGCGTCATGCCGGCCTGCCGCCACGGCTTCCACGCGCGCTGCATCGAGTGCTGGCTCGCGGGGGGCCGCCGGTCCTCCTGCCCGACCTGCCGCGCGCCGGCCGCTGTTGCCGCCGGATCACCTGCGGCGGTCGCGCAGCCTGAGGCCGCCGGGCCATCGTCGTCGTGA
- the LOC136475585 gene encoding uncharacterized protein yields the protein MVVPNYTYLKLKMPSPNGVITVESMYEHAYDYNVECIKYAEALMEAKTLIVNLGRLGSEATDSKHRARTFEPTEVVKLVLVDPTGSNDRALRISVTLDSK from the coding sequence atggtggtccccaactacacctacctcaagctcaagatgccaagtcccaatggcgtcatcactgttGAGTCCATgtatgagcatgcatacgactacaaTGTCGAATGCATCAAGTAtgccgaggctctcatggaggccaagaccctcatcgtcaacctcggccggcttggtagcgaggcgactgactccaagcatcgcgccAGGACTTTTGAGCCCACGGAGGTCGTCAAGCTCGTCCTGGTCGACCCCACCGGCTCCAATGACCGGGCGTTGAGGATCAGTgtcaccctcgacagcaaatag